One window of the Granulicella arctica genome contains the following:
- a CDS encoding L-lactate permease: protein MLIFRGGTLHAFESATHMVLSSGPRWEQAYDPTHHWWLSTIWAALPLVVLLLAMIVFRLKAHLAALLTLGTAIAIAIGIFHMPLKLAGLATGYGAAYGLFPIFWIVFPVMFMYQLAIHARRFNLLQDCLQGVTEDSRLQLLLIAFCFGAFFEGAAGFGTPVAVCGTILIGLGFAPIEAAGLALLANTAPVAFGGLGIPVIALHGVTGLDTLLLSRVVAALLTPFCVLVPFWLIWAYAGFTKMLEVWPAILVAGTTFGLTQFLIARLHGPWLVDISAAVVSITALIYFLKIWKPKRILNANREDITHLPRAVSTNRTALVMRAGLPWLILTLCVTLWGTPKFGQWLDRLSSPHIHVPGLDGLVFRMPPVVAAPTVEPAIFIFNWLSATGSGIFIAAIIAAFCMGLRPRSILETLWKTVFVTRYTMVTIAALMGLGFITRFCGLDATLGLAFAKTGVLYPFFGTLIGWLGTASTGSDTSSNVLFGSLQKLTAQQLGISPYLMTAANSGGGVMGKMVAPQSVVVATTATGIYGSEGTILRFVFLHSLGLACLMGGLIALVVYTPALTRLILR from the coding sequence ATGTTGATCTTTCGAGGCGGCACTCTTCACGCGTTTGAATCTGCAACGCACATGGTGCTTAGTTCAGGACCGCGATGGGAACAGGCCTATGATCCCACTCATCACTGGTGGCTTTCCACGATTTGGGCAGCGCTTCCGCTAGTAGTTCTGCTGCTGGCGATGATCGTGTTTCGGCTCAAAGCACACCTTGCGGCACTGCTGACGCTGGGGACGGCTATCGCTATCGCTATCGGCATCTTCCATATGCCGCTAAAGCTGGCCGGACTTGCTACAGGATATGGAGCTGCATACGGTCTGTTCCCGATCTTCTGGATTGTCTTCCCGGTGATGTTCATGTATCAGCTGGCTATACATGCGCGCCGCTTCAACCTTCTGCAGGATTGCCTGCAAGGAGTTACGGAGGATAGCCGACTGCAGCTTCTGCTGATTGCGTTCTGCTTCGGTGCATTCTTCGAGGGGGCGGCAGGGTTCGGGACTCCGGTGGCTGTGTGCGGGACGATTCTGATAGGGCTGGGCTTTGCGCCAATTGAAGCTGCAGGGCTGGCGCTGCTGGCGAACACTGCGCCGGTCGCTTTCGGTGGTCTCGGAATACCGGTGATCGCTCTGCATGGAGTCACGGGGCTGGACACGTTGCTGCTTTCGCGAGTGGTTGCGGCACTGCTGACTCCGTTCTGCGTGCTCGTCCCATTCTGGCTGATCTGGGCCTACGCGGGCTTCACGAAGATGCTTGAGGTATGGCCAGCCATTCTTGTTGCAGGCACCACATTTGGGTTGACGCAGTTCCTGATTGCGCGACTACATGGCCCGTGGCTGGTGGACATCAGCGCGGCTGTGGTCAGCATTACTGCTCTGATTTATTTTTTAAAGATCTGGAAGCCGAAGCGCATTCTTAATGCGAACCGCGAGGATATCACCCACCTTCCCCGTGCCGTGAGTACGAATCGGACAGCGCTGGTAATGCGCGCGGGGCTACCGTGGTTGATCCTGACACTTTGCGTAACGCTCTGGGGAACGCCCAAATTTGGTCAATGGCTGGATAGGCTCAGTTCGCCACACATCCATGTTCCGGGGCTAGATGGGCTGGTATTTCGAATGCCGCCGGTGGTTGCGGCACCTACTGTGGAGCCGGCCATATTTATCTTCAACTGGCTTTCGGCTACAGGCAGCGGCATCTTCATCGCTGCGATTATCGCTGCATTCTGCATGGGACTTCGCCCGCGCAGCATCCTTGAGACTCTCTGGAAGACTGTGTTTGTCACGCGTTACACGATGGTTACAATTGCGGCTCTAATGGGGCTTGGCTTCATTACGCGCTTCTGTGGACTGGATGCCACGCTTGGGCTGGCGTTCGCGAAGACGGGCGTTCTTTATCCTTTCTTTGGCACACTGATTGGCTGGCTGGGAACCGCATCGACGGGATCGGACACCTCGTCTAACGTGCTGTTTGGCAGCCTGCAAAAGCTGACGGCACAGCAATTGGGAATTTCTCCCTATTTAATGACAGCAGCCAACTCTGGCGGCGGCGTAATGGGTAAGATGGTCGCCCCGCAGAGTGTTGTCGTCGCCACGACGGCTACCGGCATCTACGGCAGCGAAGGAACGATCCTACGGTTCGTCTTTCTTCACAGCCTTGGATTGGCATGCCTGATGGGCGGCCTGATTGCGCTGGTAGTTTATACGCCCGCCCTGACAAGATTGATTCTCCGGTAG
- a CDS encoding glycerate kinase type-2 family protein, which produces MILGSIAKEIFLGTLRQVQIPEIMQSRVRCSGGLLHIGELVYPLKMFGKVIIIAIGKAAVPLCETLVPILAPALEANQVLEGIAVGVTPSANLDPRIRFLHGGHPLPDRDSELAADAILQLLAGLHESTLVLFLISGGSSAMVEKSLDEEITLEETALFHSALVHSGLPITQMNALRKHFSRVKAGRLAVAAQPATQCTLLVSDVPENSPHIVGSGPSLPDPSTIQECLDIIGSGVTGLDLPPKVLAFFKGPRLLETPKFDHAAFLHADWICLVSSDDLCRGAESLARRAGFVTLIDNTCDDWDYRDAAKYLIDRLVILQQSHPRVCVISAGEVSVKLRASHGIGGRNQQFVLECARLIAEEKRHIAVLSGGSDGIDGNSLVAGAVCSETTTARAASIGFSITAALEKFDSYPLFEALGDAIHTGPTGTNVRDLRILLADNTAA; this is translated from the coding sequence ATGATTTTAGGTTCAATAGCAAAAGAAATCTTTCTAGGAACCCTGCGGCAAGTTCAGATTCCAGAGATCATGCAAAGCCGTGTTCGATGCTCAGGCGGCCTCCTGCATATCGGAGAACTGGTCTACCCTCTCAAGATGTTCGGGAAGGTCATCATCATCGCGATCGGCAAGGCGGCGGTCCCGCTCTGCGAAACTCTGGTTCCTATCCTGGCGCCTGCACTCGAAGCGAATCAGGTTCTTGAGGGCATTGCCGTGGGCGTTACCCCGTCGGCCAATCTCGATCCGAGGATTCGCTTTCTTCATGGCGGCCATCCCCTTCCTGACAGAGATTCAGAGCTCGCAGCTGACGCTATTCTGCAATTGCTTGCCGGCTTGCATGAGTCAACCCTGGTCCTCTTCCTGATCAGTGGCGGTTCCTCCGCAATGGTCGAGAAGTCTCTCGACGAAGAAATCACACTTGAAGAAACAGCTCTATTCCACAGCGCGCTTGTCCATTCCGGACTGCCCATTACACAGATGAATGCTCTGCGAAAGCATTTTTCAAGGGTCAAGGCAGGCCGCCTCGCAGTAGCCGCGCAACCCGCGACGCAATGCACCCTGCTCGTTTCTGACGTTCCCGAAAATTCACCGCATATCGTCGGTTCCGGTCCATCGCTTCCCGATCCGTCCACGATACAGGAGTGCCTGGACATCATCGGCTCCGGCGTCACAGGATTGGATCTCCCGCCGAAGGTCTTAGCATTCTTCAAAGGCCCCCGCCTGCTCGAAACCCCTAAGTTCGATCACGCGGCCTTTCTCCACGCCGACTGGATCTGCCTTGTCTCCAGCGATGATCTTTGTCGCGGCGCAGAAAGCCTCGCCAGGCGGGCAGGATTCGTTACCCTCATCGATAACACCTGCGACGACTGGGACTATCGCGATGCCGCAAAATATCTTATCGATCGTCTCGTCATACTTCAGCAAAGCCATCCCAGGGTCTGCGTTATCTCCGCTGGCGAGGTATCGGTCAAACTGCGAGCCAGTCACGGCATCGGCGGTAGAAATCAGCAGTTCGTCCTCGAATGTGCACGCCTCATCGCGGAAGAGAAGCGCCACATCGCGGTGCTTAGCGGAGGTTCCGATGGTATCGACGGGAACAGCTTGGTAGCAGGAGCAGTGTGCTCCGAAACTACAACTGCCAGGGCAGCATCAATCGGGTTCAGCATCACCGCTGCGCTTGAAAAGTTTGACAGCTACCCATTGTTCGAGGCATTAGGCGACGCGATTCATACAGGTCCCACCGGTACCAACGTACGTGATCTACGAATCCTTCTGGCAGATAATACGGCGGCCTGA
- a CDS encoding TonB-dependent receptor, translated as MHSQKLVSTLVIAFVLAMSGTHFFGQAVTATLVGTISDSAKAGVANARVTITEQQTGATITQPANESGNYQFSFLTPGIYSVSATGDGFQTKVTRDVSVPVNTTARVDVTLQPGSVTQTVTVTDQAPLLQTDRGDVSAQIEAEQVNELPLGSDRNFQSLEALVPGVSPAFYDHSTFFDAQNSQAFKVNGQSELANNTQLEGVDDNQRGGLLQVYIPPAAAIQTVDVETSNYAPEFGRSAGAVTNVTLKSGTNGYHGSAFEYNSVSKTSARSYFNNTGVFPRFTNNYFGGTIGGPIRKDKLFFFADFLRYANDSSQYQLWTVPTASFRAGDFRASTTKIYDPQTGKADGTGRSQFTSNGVANVIPTGRLNPLAQKLIALVPLPNIPGAGFTNNFQEDAGFRVKSNGFDIKVDQNLRKADHFTARFSYQNVNTQQDPSFGLAGGPGGGGGYEGTATDLIWVAAGEYTHVFSPTFFTEARLGVNYFNNVETPTDYGSTATTDLGIPGINTNQVNSGLVGINITGYSQPLLGYTPFVPSTNPETNIDVVNNWTKILGNHSIVFGGEARVVRDDVTEGQTYGTRGVFTYSTGQTSLNISNASTAASIGNDFASFILDLPSQVGIDVNVGDASWREKLYFGFGQDTWQATSKLTLTYGLRWEFYPPATPKQKGGFSQYDPTTNSLLVAGYGDIPLNLGVQTNAKNFEPRMGFAYRISPSSVLRGGFGISHTPFQYKDYAYNYPVKQNQVFNPVNSFFPALNNSSQPATLAAGFAPAPEAVIPSTGIIPNAPISSSYISVDTNYRDPYIMSFNLTMEQNLGHKWVANVAYVGNLGRHVPGNYNLNAATVAGLGAKGQPEFATFGRTATTELLPKGTNSAYNSLQARVTHRYANGLVWTSAFAWQKALGFNSNQNNLGGYLFYLDPKRDYAPVNWDTRLTYSQSFVYELPLGKNKAYLKTGLVSKVVGGWQVSSLLNSQTGLPLLFTASASVLNAPGNTQVPNQVGAFHKIKSIGPGHPWFDTSAFTQPVGPVLGNMGKNVYSGPGQITFNSALARSFPIRDSVQLQFRLDSFNVLNHPNFSNPSTDMTSSSFGQVTAIASSGASAAGNASGPRTLELAATLKF; from the coding sequence ATGCACTCGCAAAAATTAGTCTCGACGCTCGTCATCGCGTTTGTTCTTGCTATGAGCGGTACTCATTTCTTCGGTCAGGCGGTTACAGCTACGCTCGTTGGCACGATCAGTGATAGCGCCAAGGCCGGCGTTGCAAATGCAAGAGTGACGATCACCGAGCAACAGACCGGCGCAACGATTACGCAGCCGGCAAATGAAAGTGGAAACTATCAATTCTCGTTTCTGACGCCCGGCATTTATTCAGTCTCTGCCACCGGAGATGGATTCCAGACGAAAGTGACCAGAGACGTCAGCGTTCCGGTCAACACCACCGCTCGCGTCGACGTCACCCTGCAGCCAGGCTCTGTCACGCAGACGGTTACCGTGACCGATCAGGCCCCACTCCTCCAGACTGATCGAGGTGACGTCAGCGCGCAGATCGAGGCCGAACAGGTGAACGAACTCCCCTTAGGCTCTGATAGAAACTTTCAGTCGCTGGAAGCTCTTGTGCCCGGTGTCAGCCCTGCATTTTACGATCATTCCACCTTCTTCGACGCCCAGAACTCCCAGGCGTTTAAAGTAAACGGGCAGTCCGAACTCGCCAATAACACTCAGTTGGAGGGTGTTGATGACAATCAGCGCGGCGGCCTTCTGCAGGTATATATACCCCCTGCCGCAGCCATTCAGACTGTTGACGTTGAGACGAGCAACTACGCGCCGGAGTTCGGGCGGTCTGCCGGTGCGGTCACCAACGTGACGTTGAAGTCTGGCACCAATGGGTATCACGGCTCAGCCTTTGAATATAACTCGGTCAGCAAGACCTCGGCGCGCAGCTACTTCAATAACACAGGGGTCTTTCCGCGGTTCACGAACAACTACTTCGGTGGAACGATTGGCGGTCCCATCCGCAAAGACAAGCTCTTCTTCTTCGCGGACTTTCTTCGCTATGCGAACGACAGCAGTCAATATCAGTTATGGACGGTGCCGACCGCTTCATTTCGAGCGGGCGACTTCCGTGCCAGCACTACTAAAATCTACGATCCGCAGACTGGAAAAGCGGATGGCACCGGCCGATCGCAATTTACAAGTAACGGAGTAGCAAACGTTATCCCCACTGGTCGCCTTAATCCACTCGCACAGAAGTTGATCGCTCTCGTTCCGCTGCCAAATATCCCGGGTGCAGGCTTTACGAACAATTTTCAGGAGGACGCAGGCTTTCGTGTGAAGTCGAATGGTTTCGACATAAAGGTCGATCAAAATCTTCGCAAAGCTGATCACTTTACAGCGCGATTCAGCTACCAGAACGTCAACACGCAGCAGGATCCTTCCTTCGGTTTAGCAGGTGGTCCAGGCGGTGGTGGGGGTTATGAGGGGACCGCTACCGACCTCATCTGGGTTGCGGCCGGAGAGTACACGCACGTTTTCTCACCGACGTTCTTTACGGAAGCTCGTCTTGGTGTCAATTACTTCAACAACGTTGAAACACCAACGGACTACGGATCGACAGCGACGACCGATCTTGGTATTCCCGGCATCAACACGAACCAGGTAAATAGCGGTCTTGTCGGCATCAACATCACCGGGTACTCACAGCCTCTACTTGGCTACACGCCCTTCGTTCCCTCGACCAATCCCGAAACCAACATCGACGTGGTCAATAATTGGACGAAGATCCTCGGCAATCATTCCATCGTCTTCGGTGGCGAGGCACGCGTCGTGCGCGATGACGTCACAGAGGGCCAAACTTATGGCACCCGCGGTGTCTTCACCTATTCCACTGGCCAGACCTCGTTGAACATCTCAAATGCTTCAACGGCTGCGAGCATCGGGAACGACTTCGCCAGCTTCATCTTGGATTTGCCCAGTCAGGTCGGCATTGATGTAAACGTCGGTGACGCCTCATGGCGCGAGAAACTCTACTTTGGCTTTGGTCAGGACACATGGCAGGCCACCTCCAAGTTGACACTTACGTATGGCCTCCGTTGGGAGTTCTACCCACCGGCCACTCCAAAGCAGAAGGGTGGCTTCTCGCAGTACGACCCCACAACCAACAGCCTCCTCGTAGCCGGTTACGGTGACATCCCTCTCAACCTTGGTGTTCAAACTAACGCTAAGAACTTCGAGCCGCGCATGGGTTTCGCCTATCGCATCTCTCCGTCGAGCGTCCTTCGCGGCGGCTTCGGCATAAGCCATACACCTTTCCAGTACAAGGATTACGCCTACAACTATCCGGTGAAGCAAAACCAGGTCTTCAACCCGGTCAATAGCTTCTTCCCGGCCCTCAACAACTCCAGTCAGCCAGCCACTCTGGCCGCCGGATTTGCTCCCGCACCGGAAGCCGTCATCCCTTCCACTGGCATCATTCCGAACGCGCCCATCTCGTCCAGCTATATTTCGGTAGATACAAACTACCGAGATCCCTACATCATGTCGTTTAACCTCACGATGGAGCAGAACCTCGGACATAAGTGGGTCGCAAATGTGGCCTACGTCGGCAATCTAGGCCGTCATGTCCCAGGCAACTACAACCTCAACGCGGCTACCGTTGCCGGTCTCGGAGCCAAGGGGCAACCAGAGTTTGCAACCTTTGGCAGAACTGCAACAACCGAACTCCTTCCGAAGGGCACAAACTCGGCGTACAACTCTCTGCAGGCTCGCGTCACCCATCGTTACGCGAACGGTTTAGTGTGGACCTCAGCCTTCGCCTGGCAGAAGGCTCTCGGGTTCAACTCCAACCAGAATAATCTTGGTGGCTACCTCTTCTACCTCGATCCAAAACGCGACTATGCGCCCGTTAACTGGGACACGCGTCTCACCTACTCGCAGAGCTTCGTCTATGAGTTGCCCTTGGGAAAGAACAAGGCCTACCTCAAGACAGGACTTGTAAGCAAGGTCGTGGGTGGCTGGCAGGTTAGCTCCTTGCTCAACTCGCAGACGGGTTTGCCTCTCCTCTTTACGGCAAGCGCCAGTGTCCTAAATGCGCCTGGAAACACACAGGTGCCCAACCAAGTGGGTGCCTTTCACAAGATCAAATCTATCGGGCCTGGCCATCCGTGGTTTGATACAAGCGCCTTCACACAACCTGTAGGACCTGTCCTTGGAAATATGGGTAAAAACGTCTACAGCGGCCCAGGACAGATCACATTCAACAGCGCGTTAGCCCGAAGCTTCCCAATTCGCGACTCGGTGCAACTGCAGTTCCGGCTCGATTCGTTCAACGTTCTCAATCATCCCAACTTCAGCAACCCCAGCACCGACATGACAAGTTCAAGCTTCGGGCAGGTCACTGCCATCGCCTCGTCAGGGGCGTCTGCCGCCGGCAACGCCTCTGGACCGCGCACGCTGGAACTGGCAGCCACGCTCAAGTTCTAA
- a CDS encoding FadR/GntR family transcriptional regulator has protein sequence MTTQRAAGTKTIKSKIRPIKKTSISDDIVEQIMTLISKGDLKAGQRLPSERELCKTFGAGRSSLREALRCLSIVGVLTARVGEGTSVALDGGKFLEKIVEWRLITEKHDIENLIEVRLALEGVSAASAAERGTAANHDLLRGLLEKMKAAVNDEKRFAALDLEFHVNVAKASENQLLFDLISMIRGQLAKVLSKVLLLPQARPLSLKEHVLIVDAILRRDSVAARGAMQTHLEAALTRYRTAIESNPA, from the coding sequence ATGACAACGCAACGGGCCGCTGGTACTAAAACCATCAAGTCAAAGATTCGTCCGATTAAGAAGACTTCCATCAGCGATGACATCGTTGAACAGATTATGACTCTGATCTCCAAAGGAGACCTGAAGGCGGGTCAGCGTCTACCGTCGGAGCGGGAGCTCTGCAAGACGTTTGGAGCGGGACGCTCCTCGCTAAGGGAGGCTCTTCGCTGCCTGTCGATTGTCGGCGTGTTGACCGCTCGTGTTGGTGAGGGAACCTCAGTTGCGCTTGACGGCGGGAAGTTTCTTGAAAAAATTGTGGAGTGGCGGCTCATTACAGAAAAGCACGACATTGAGAACCTGATCGAGGTTCGGCTCGCGCTGGAAGGGGTATCGGCGGCGAGTGCAGCCGAACGCGGCACGGCGGCCAACCACGATTTGTTGCGGGGATTGTTGGAGAAGATGAAGGCAGCCGTGAATGATGAGAAGCGCTTTGCAGCGTTAGACCTTGAGTTCCATGTCAATGTGGCCAAAGCTTCAGAGAACCAACTGCTCTTCGACTTGATTTCGATGATTCGGGGACAGTTGGCGAAGGTGCTGTCGAAGGTGCTGCTGTTGCCGCAAGCGCGTCCTCTATCACTGAAGGAACATGTACTCATTGTCGACGCCATTCTGCGGCGTGATTCGGTTGCGGCACGAGGCGCGATGCAAACTCACCTTGAAGCTGCGCTTACACGTTACCGGACGGCGATTGAGAGTAATCCCGCTTAG
- a CDS encoding LacI family DNA-binding transcriptional regulator, with product MAVRLQDIADDLGVSKVTVSKVLRGNPDIGERTRALVLKRMQELNYQPNMLARGLASGKTFAVGLIVPDLVHPFFGEFAKSLGGALRASDRALVLASSEEDPKIEQQEIRTLLSRGVDVLLIASCQPKPPNQGGFSDDPTPFLLVDRNFPSLNANFVGSNDVMVGELATRHLIELGRKRIAHIGGRGMSPAVDRLHGYRSALKDANLPVPRGFVVTRDRFEETADSMGHLAMQELLSLKSRPDAVFCYNDLSAIGAMAAATEAGLRIPEDIAFVGCGGLRYAEYLKIPLTSIDHSTQKMGVIAARLALNLAEGSTKPSQAILIEPTLIVRQSTVAQ from the coding sequence ATGGCTGTTCGTTTGCAGGATATTGCCGATGATCTCGGCGTCTCCAAGGTCACCGTATCGAAGGTTTTGCGTGGCAATCCGGATATAGGCGAGCGCACCCGCGCCCTTGTCCTCAAACGTATGCAGGAGTTGAATTACCAGCCCAACATGCTCGCAAGAGGACTGGCGAGTGGCAAGACCTTTGCCGTCGGCCTGATCGTGCCCGACCTCGTACATCCATTCTTTGGCGAGTTCGCCAAATCACTGGGCGGAGCTTTGCGCGCCAGCGATCGCGCCTTGGTGCTTGCTTCCTCAGAAGAGGACCCGAAAATTGAGCAGCAGGAAATCCGCACCCTCCTGAGTCGCGGCGTCGATGTCTTGCTTATCGCCTCATGCCAGCCAAAGCCCCCGAATCAAGGTGGATTCAGCGACGACCCCACACCATTTCTGCTGGTCGATCGCAACTTCCCAAGCCTCAACGCGAACTTCGTAGGCTCCAACGACGTCATGGTGGGCGAGCTCGCAACCCGTCATCTCATCGAGCTTGGCCGCAAGCGCATCGCTCATATCGGTGGTCGAGGTATGAGCCCCGCCGTCGATCGTCTTCACGGCTACCGATCCGCACTAAAGGACGCAAATCTCCCCGTCCCTAGAGGATTCGTAGTGACGCGAGATCGCTTTGAGGAGACAGCCGACTCTATGGGCCATCTGGCCATGCAGGAGCTCCTCAGCCTCAAGTCTCGACCTGACGCCGTGTTTTGCTATAACGATCTCTCCGCGATCGGAGCAATGGCCGCGGCCACGGAGGCCGGCCTCCGTATTCCTGAGGACATCGCCTTTGTCGGGTGTGGCGGCTTGCGCTATGCCGAGTATCTCAAGATTCCGCTGACCTCAATCGACCATTCCACGCAGAAGATGGGCGTCATTGCAGCCAGGCTGGCACTTAACCTCGCCGAGGGTTCCACAAAACCTTCGCAGGCTATCCTCATCGAACCAACACTCATCGTCAGGCAGTCGACCGTGGCCCAGTAA
- a CDS encoding GRP family sugar transporter gives MAVEQVASGKGQAGGSLHAMGVICGLAAGVWLGAAEAPTKLVNAGFSPFAVSLCMVAGVFTARWTFPTLLKGTSYVFADLLAKKHLVVWAILAGALWAVANTLTVFAIRDVGLATAFPLWNTNSLIGLLWGRLLFQELRGAGPKNTIKVVVGAIAIVIAAIMLGFSTIHGTGAVAPHAIRGLIAAAGASLMWGTMYIPYRKAYLSGMNPLSFVTAFTIGELGTMFALTWTLDGGIHSSAFQLVQSKQLLFWLFLGGFVWVVGDLFQQFAAKYLGIGRGIPLSNTNQLWGLAWGALVFGELATADRSHRTLVLAGSILMIFGALAISTAVASSREHLSRNEALERECVRYGLEYREVLLAQSGDEFGSRTERRRWWDVLIVATATGIFLWLGLNAVVPPLAMNLHWVAALSVVLFVALAGGGWALWKQTRFS, from the coding sequence ATGGCGGTTGAACAGGTAGCATCAGGCAAAGGGCAGGCAGGCGGTTCTCTCCACGCCATGGGGGTCATCTGCGGTCTCGCAGCGGGTGTGTGGCTGGGCGCTGCCGAAGCCCCAACTAAACTCGTCAACGCAGGTTTTTCACCCTTCGCCGTCTCGCTTTGCATGGTGGCAGGCGTCTTTACAGCGCGTTGGACCTTCCCGACGCTCCTCAAAGGCACCAGCTACGTCTTTGCCGATCTCTTAGCCAAGAAGCACCTGGTGGTCTGGGCGATCCTCGCGGGCGCTCTCTGGGCTGTAGCAAATACGCTCACCGTCTTCGCCATCCGCGACGTTGGACTGGCAACTGCTTTCCCCCTCTGGAACACGAATTCGCTCATCGGCCTCCTCTGGGGCAGGCTGCTCTTTCAGGAGCTTCGCGGCGCCGGTCCGAAGAACACCATTAAGGTCGTCGTCGGCGCGATCGCAATTGTCATTGCCGCAATCATGCTCGGCTTCAGTACTATCCACGGCACAGGTGCCGTCGCCCCGCACGCCATCCGCGGCCTCATCGCAGCTGCGGGAGCCAGCCTCATGTGGGGCACCATGTATATCCCCTACCGCAAGGCTTACCTCAGTGGCATGAACCCGCTGTCCTTCGTCACAGCCTTCACCATAGGCGAACTGGGCACCATGTTCGCGCTCACTTGGACCCTCGATGGCGGCATCCACTCCTCTGCCTTCCAACTCGTACAAAGCAAGCAACTCCTCTTCTGGCTGTTTTTAGGCGGATTCGTTTGGGTCGTTGGCGACCTCTTCCAGCAATTTGCCGCGAAGTATTTGGGCATCGGCCGAGGAATTCCACTCTCGAATACCAACCAGCTTTGGGGCCTCGCCTGGGGTGCACTCGTCTTTGGAGAACTCGCCACCGCCGATCGTAGCCACCGCACTCTCGTCCTGGCTGGTTCCATCCTCATGATCTTCGGAGCACTAGCCATCAGTACAGCCGTGGCCTCCTCACGTGAGCATCTCTCGCGAAACGAAGCTCTGGAGCGGGAATGTGTTCGCTACGGCCTTGAATATCGTGAGGTCCTGCTGGCGCAAAGTGGAGACGAGTTCGGAAGTCGTACCGAACGCCGCCGCTGGTGGGACGTCTTAATCGTCGCCACGGCGACTGGTATCTTCTTGTGGCTTGGTCTCAACGCCGTTGTACCCCCCCTTGCGATGAATCTTCACTGGGTCGCCGCCTTAAGCGTCGTTCTCTTCGTCGCCCTGGCCGGCGGCGGCTGGGCACTCTGGAAGCAGACCCGCTTCAGCTAA
- a CDS encoding translocated intimin receptor Tir produces MMTRMNGPQTLKAILTDIQFWIPATVLAAGIALLVILH; encoded by the coding sequence ATGATGACCCGCATGAACGGCCCGCAAACCCTAAAAGCCATCCTGACCGACATTCAGTTCTGGATTCCGGCGACAGTTCTTGCAGCAGGAATCGCCCTGCTCGTCATCCTGCACTAA
- a CDS encoding inositol oxygenase has protein sequence MSATTTIPSNPLHDLDDWDDFLEGRYKEGKTEEEFRVYDASATPGVAEFYRLNHENQTVDYVLEKEKTYFGLSKGQKTIWEAADFLNTLVDDSDPDTDLTQIEHLLQTSEAIRRDGHPRWMVLTGFIHDLGKCLCLYGEPQWGVVGDTFPVGCAWSKDIVFPEYFAKNSDRIVAEYQTKYGIYEPNCGLENLHMSFGHDGYIAKVMAPYLQDESLYMLRFHSFYPWHKHGAYDHLCTDKDRSMLEWVLKFNQYDLYSKSHTKPNAQELKPYYDDLFAEFLPPTLAW, from the coding sequence ATGAGCGCAACCACGACAATACCAAGTAATCCACTCCACGATCTTGACGATTGGGATGACTTTCTTGAAGGTCGCTACAAGGAAGGCAAGACAGAGGAAGAGTTCCGTGTCTACGACGCGAGCGCTACGCCGGGTGTTGCGGAATTTTATCGACTGAACCACGAGAATCAGACGGTCGACTATGTTCTTGAGAAGGAAAAGACCTACTTCGGTCTGAGCAAAGGACAGAAGACCATCTGGGAGGCTGCGGATTTTCTCAATACGCTTGTCGATGACAGCGATCCGGATACCGACCTTACGCAGATTGAGCACCTGCTGCAGACCTCAGAGGCGATCCGGCGCGATGGCCATCCTCGCTGGATGGTGCTAACCGGCTTCATCCATGACCTGGGCAAGTGCCTCTGCCTCTACGGAGAGCCGCAGTGGGGTGTGGTAGGCGATACCTTTCCGGTGGGCTGCGCCTGGTCGAAGGATATTGTGTTTCCGGAGTACTTCGCCAAGAACTCTGATCGTATTGTGGCCGAGTACCAGACAAAGTATGGAATCTATGAGCCGAACTGCGGTCTCGAGAATCTGCACATGTCCTTTGGCCACGATGGCTACATCGCCAAGGTGATGGCGCCATATCTTCAGGATGAATCACTCTATATGCTGCGTTTCCACTCGTTCTATCCGTGGCATAAGCATGGAGCGTACGACCATCTGTGCACGGATAAGGATCGGTCGATGCTGGAGTGGGTTCTCAAGTTCAACCAATATGACCTGTACTCAAAGAGCCACACCAAACCGAACGCACAGGAGTTGAAGCCCTACTACGATGACCTGTTTGCGGAGTTTCTGCCACCTACGCTGGCTTGGTAA